One Takifugu rubripes chromosome 2, fTakRub1.2, whole genome shotgun sequence genomic region harbors:
- the fosaa gene encoding proto-oncogene c-Fos, with amino-acid sequence MESVSPTCRTESPPGTLFQKTPEEASSPASSSEITEKELCPGMTVEDTPFVPTVTAISSTPDFQWMVQPTIITSVSPSLGSKQANEPQSSRQATPKEGGNKGKNAFKKGKAEQLSPEEEEKKRIRRERNKMAAAKCRNRRRELTDTLQAETDKLEEEKAALEMEIANLLKEKERLEFILATHKPMCQMSEELESIFHEPAEITQSPEEDRLPEDGAQEAPSLQDMEIPSDPSTAISGNSNILLCASAEVNICDLEPSLDIKEGLLENMLPSLEEKTSLETARSVPDIDLSGSLGVSDWETLYKSVSGDLEPLSTPVVTSTPTCSNYLSVFTFSCAELDSLAEELDGHKGLGGKSESVDILNSPTLLAL; translated from the exons ATGGAGTCAGTGTCTCCCACCTGCCGGACAGAGTCTCCTCCCGGGACACTTTTCCAAAAGACGCCAGAGGAGGCGAGCTCTCCGGCGTCTTCGTCAGAGATCACTGAAAAG GAGCTCTGCCCAGGCATGACTGTTGAAGACACTCCATTTGTTCCAACAGTCACTGCGATTTCCTCTACCCCAGACTTCCAGTGGATGGTCCAGCCTACAATTATTACATCTGTCTCCCCATCGCTGGGCAGCAAGCAAGCCAATGAGCCGCAAAGCTCTCGCCAGGCAACACCCAAAGAGGGCGGGAATAAAGGGAAAAATGCTTTCAAAAAGGGGAAAGCGGAGCAG CTGtctccagaggaggaagagaaaaaaaggataaggagggagaggaataaAATGGCTGCAGCAAAGTGCCGCAACAGGCGGAGGGAACTCACAGACACGCTGCAAGCT GAGACGGACAagctggaagaggaaaaagccGCCCTGGAGATGGAAATAGCCAACCTGCTCAAAGAGAAGGAGCGGCTGGAGTTCATCCTCGCCACACACAAGCCCATGTGCCAGATGTCAGAGGAGCTGGAATCGATTTTCCACGAGCCGGCGGAGATAACGCAGAGTCCAGAGGAAGACAGGCTTCCAGAGGATGGTGCCCAGGAAGCACCTTCGCTCCAGGACATGGAAATCCCCAGCGATCCGTCCACAGCCATCTCTGGGAACTCCAATATACTGTTGTGCGCCAGTGCTGAAGTAAACATCTGCGATCTGGAACCCTCGCTGGACATAAAGGAGGGGTTATTGGAAAACATGCTGCCCagtttggaggagaaaacctCTTTGGAGACGGCTCGCTCCGTGCCAGACATAGACCTGAGCGGCTCCCTCGGGGTCTCGGACTGGGAGACCCTGTACAAGTCAGTTTCTGGCGACCTGGAGCCCCTCAGCACTCCGGTGGTGACCTCTACCCCCACCTGCAGCAACTACCTGTCCGTGTTCACGTTCTCCTGTGCCGAGCTGGACTCTCTGGCAGAGGAATTAGATGGCCACAAAGGCCTAGGGGGCAAATCTGAATCAGTCGACATCCTCAACTCCCCGACTCTCCTGGCCTTATAA
- the jdp2a gene encoding jun dimerization protein 2 isoform X1, which produces MQRFPLFKIYSRPPAEQKRGHSLHLGSQSAVVTTKSEAMPGQIPEPSVTAGSLPSLGPLAGISATTLTDKLKYGDLHEFGAMLSPLHFLDSLGKRSLMIKAERDEEEERRKRRREKNKVAAARCRNKKKERTDYLQKESERLEMLNSDLKAQIEELKLERQQLILLLNRHRPTCIVRTDSIKTPDGEGNPLLEQLEAK; this is translated from the exons ATGCAACGGTTCCCACTTTTTAAAATCTACTCTCGACCCCCGGCTGAGCAGAAAAGAGGACATTCGTTGCACCTGGGATCACAGTCAG CTGTGGTCACGACCAAGTCTGAGGCGATGCCAGGACAAATCCCGGAGCCCTCTGTGACAGCCGGCTCTCTGCCCAGCCTCGGACCGCTGGCCGGGATCTCGGCCACCACGTTGACCGACAAGCTGAAATATGGTGACCTGCATGAGTTTGGCGCAATGCTGTCTCCGCTGCATTTCCTGGACAGCCTGGGGAAGAGGTCGCTCATGATCAAAGCAGAG agagatgaagaagaagaaaggaggaaacgACGACGGGAGAAGAACAAGGTGGCTGCCGCTCGGTGTCGAaacaagaagaaggagaggacagATTATCTGCAAAAG GAATCCGAGAGACTCGAAATGCTAAACTCTGACCTGAAAGCCCAGATTGAAGAGCTGAAGCTGGAACGACAGCAGCTCATCCTCTTGCTCAACCGCCATCGCCCGACATGTATCGTTAGGACGGACAGCATCAAAACCCCGGACGGCGAGGGGAACCcactgctggagcagctggaggccaaATGA
- the jdp2a gene encoding jun dimerization protein 2 isoform X2, with protein MPGQIPEPSVTAGSLPSLGPLAGISATTLTDKLKYGDLHEFGAMLSPLHFLDSLGKRSLMIKAERDEEEERRKRRREKNKVAAARCRNKKKERTDYLQKESERLEMLNSDLKAQIEELKLERQQLILLLNRHRPTCIVRTDSIKTPDGEGNPLLEQLEAK; from the exons ATGCCAGGACAAATCCCGGAGCCCTCTGTGACAGCCGGCTCTCTGCCCAGCCTCGGACCGCTGGCCGGGATCTCGGCCACCACGTTGACCGACAAGCTGAAATATGGTGACCTGCATGAGTTTGGCGCAATGCTGTCTCCGCTGCATTTCCTGGACAGCCTGGGGAAGAGGTCGCTCATGATCAAAGCAGAG agagatgaagaagaagaaaggaggaaacgACGACGGGAGAAGAACAAGGTGGCTGCCGCTCGGTGTCGAaacaagaagaaggagaggacagATTATCTGCAAAAG GAATCCGAGAGACTCGAAATGCTAAACTCTGACCTGAAAGCCCAGATTGAAGAGCTGAAGCTGGAACGACAGCAGCTCATCCTCTTGCTCAACCGCCATCGCCCGACATGTATCGTTAGGACGGACAGCATCAAAACCCCGGACGGCGAGGGGAACCcactgctggagcagctggaggccaaATGA